The following proteins come from a genomic window of Bombyx mori chromosome 18, ASM3026992v2:
- the LOC101746111 gene encoding uncharacterized protein LOC101746111: MDEPFQCVKSFLLNFKLNNCCYFASVKIGLLLTAYFNVIYDISSIIGISDESYSPIIKLVEDSLLEDNATKPVPILCYSTELAFNVILLCAVYRKDLCLMTTFVYFGITSLTTSILIYSVVIVATGAFMKIAIVLSILFQLYVILLVRSMIVEIKQARKNELLPTVVMSSLLRNKHALIVHDAETQVDQIEPNASDTLGYNPLDNYSHSNIVQKPKKENIVDDIDLKTTTDRASDMNEKIKPSTLVGKPIGENQNIAEAKTETKEDKTLVLQKEAKLEIVVEEPKAKIVKTDSGMNEEKILINDNECNVETIVEKPKKKRWFIGKAKPLGRNDKPSPLKKNNEKQSNLETVEEMPKM; encoded by the exons atgGACGAGCCGTTTCAGTGTGTGAAATCATTTTTGCTtaatttcaaattgaataaCTGTTGTTATTTTGCCTCGGTCAAGATTGGCTTGTTGCTGACCGCATATTTTAATGTCATTTACGAC ATATCATCTATAATAGGAATCAGCGATGAAAGTTATTCTCCCATCATAAAGCTAGTTGAGGACAGTCTCCTTGAGGACAACGCAACAAAACCAGTTCCTATTTTGTGCTACTCGACAGAGCTGGCTTTCAATGTTATATTACTATGTGCAGTGTACAGA AAAGATCTTTGCTTGATGACGACATTCGTTTACTTCGGTATCACATCACTCACGACCTCTATACTCATATACTCCGTTGTGATTGTCGCTACCGGTGCCTTCATGAAAATCGCTATTGTTCTTAGCATAT TATTCCAACTATACGTAATACTACTGGTTCGAAGTATGATCGTCGAAATTAAACAAGCAAGGAAGAACGAACTGTTGCCAACAGTAGTGATGAGCTCTCTCCTACGCAATAAACATGCTCTAATAGTACATGATGCCGAAACCCAGGTAGACCAGATAGAGCCAAATGCCTCGGATACTCTAGGATATAACCCACTGGATAATTATAGCCACTCAAACATTGTACAAAAacctaaaaaagaaaatatcgtTGATGACATAGATTTGAAAACTACTACAGATAGAGCATCAGATATGAACGAAAAAATCAAGCCGAGTACTCTTGTAGGAAAACCTATTGGAGAAAATCAAAATATCGCCGAAGCAAAAACAGAAACGAAGGAAGATAAAACATTGGTCCTTCAAAAAGAAGCTAAATTAGAGATCGTCGTTGAAGAACCAAAAGCAAAGATCGTCAAGACTGATTCAGGGATGaatgaagaaaaaatattaattaatgataATGAATGTAATGTTGAAACAATTGTTGAGAAGCCCAAGAAGAAAAGATGGTTTATTGGTAAAGCGAAGCCGCTAGGACGAAACGATAAACCGtcgcctttaaaaaaaaataacgagaAACAATCCAATCTTGAAACAGTAGAAGAAATGCCGAAGATGTAG
- the LOC778512 gene encoding signal recognition particle receptor alpha subunit (The RefSeq protein has 1 substitution, 1 non-frameshifting indel compared to this genomic sequence) — protein sequence MLDLFSIFSKGGIVLWCFQSTSEIFSPSVNALIRSVILQERSGNNTFNHNALTLQYKLDNEFELVFVVAYQRILQLSYVDKFLNDVHLEFRDKYKNELQTGPCIVDFNFKTTFDKVLKECEIWAKSQAKIPKQMRTFEDSQKSKKTVASMIERKGDEKGKKTVKIVESKNLTNGKAEEVTNNTYDDDVIAANRAKLAQKLASKPKKEPKKSSPQKADRVKQPRVWELGGDTRDVAVLDYSTDQPGDAATLLPDTQLIGQMTGAIRDLEVESEESSSEEEEVTSQPTSKKTGGMFSLLKGLVGAKALSEETMRPVLDKLRDHLIGKNVAADIANKLCDSVAIKLEGKVLGTFDSVAKTVKATLTESLVRILSPKRRVDILRDCLHAKQEGRPYVMAFCGVNGVGKSTNLAKICFWLIENDLSVLIAACDTFRAGAVEQLRTHTRHLNALHPPARHHARHMVTLYEKGYGKDAAGIAMEAIRYASDTKTDVVLIDTAGRMQDNEPLMRALAKLIAVNEPDTVLFVGEALVGNEAVDQLVKFNQALADYSSSSSPHVIDGIVLTKFDTIDDKVGAAISMTYITGQPIVFVGTGQTYTDLKALNANAVVHALMK from the exons ATGTTAGATTTATTCAGTATTTTCAGTAAAGGGGGTATTGTGTTATGGTGTTTCCAAAGTACTAGTGAAATATTTTCGCCATCCGTGAACGCTTTAATACGTAGTGTAATATTGCAA GAACGCTCTGGCAATAACACATTCAATCATAATGCCTTAACACTACAATACAAACTAGATAATGAGTTTGAACTGGTTTTTGTAGTTGCATACCAACGCATACTCCAGTTATCATATGTGGATAAGTTCCTCAATGATGTCCACTTGGAGTTCAGGGACAAGTACAAGAATGAGCTCCAGACAGGTCCCTGTAtcgttgattttaattttaaaactacctTTGATAAAGTGCTGAAGGAATGTGAAATATGGG CAAAGTCACAAGCTAAAATTCCAAAACAGATGAGGACTTTTGAGGATTCCCAAAAATCCAAAAAGACGGTTGCATCTATGATCGAACGCAAAGGAGATGAGAAAGGGAAGAAAACTG TCAAAATAGTCGAAAGTAAAAATCTTACAAATGGTAAAGCAGAGGAAGTTACAAATAATACATATGATGATGATGTCATCGCTGCAAACAGAGCCAAGCTAGCACAGAAGCTGGCATCGAAAACAAAGAAGGAACCCAA GAAATCTCCAAAGAGTCCCCAGAAGGCAGACCGCGTGAAGCAGCCCCGCGTGTGGGAGCTCGGCGGCGACACGCGCGACGTCGCTGTGCTGGACTACAGTACTGACCAACCAGGAGATGCTGCTACCTTACTGCCGGACACGCAG TTGATTGGTCAAATGACTGGTGCCATTCGTGACTTGGAAGTAGAATCCGAGGAGAGCAGCAGTGAGGAAGAGGAGGTAACTTCTCAGCCGACTTCCAAGAAAACTGGAGGAATGTTCAGTTTATTAAAAG GTCTAGTCGGTGCAAAAGCATTGTCAGAGGAAACGATGCGACCGGTGTTGGACAAGCTTCGTGATCACCTCATTGGGAAGAACGTCGCCGCGGACATCGCCAATAAGCTCTGTGATAGTGTTGCCATCAAACTAGAGGGGAAG GTGCTAGGTACCTTCGACAGTGTTGCCAAGACGGTGAAGGCTACCCTCACCGAGTCCCTCGTGCGGATACTGTCGCCGAAGCGTCGCGTGGACATCCTGCGGGACTGTCTGCACGCCAAGCAGGAGGGCAGGCCCTACGTCATGGCGTTCTGCGGG GTGAACGGCGTCGGTAAATCGACGAACCTGGCGAAGATCTGCTTCTGGTTGATCGAGAACGATCTGTCGGTGCTGATAGCGGCGTGCGACACGTTCCGCGCCGGCGCCGTGGAGCAGCTGCGCACGCACACGCGACACCTCAACGCGCTGCACCCGCCCGCGCGCCACCACGCACGACACATGGTCACGCTCTACGAGAAGGGATACG GCAAAGACGCGGCCGGCATAGCAATGGAAGCAATACGATACGCGTCTGACACTAAAACCGACGTCGTGCTCATCGACACTGCGGGCCGAATGCAGGACAACGAGCCTCTGATGCGGGCCCTCGCCAAGCTCATCGCGGTCAACGAACCCGACACGGTGCTCTTCGTGGGCGAGGCTCTCGTAGGGAACGAGGCCGTCGACCAGCTGGTCAAGTTCAACCAGGCCCTCGCCGACTACAGCTCGTCCAGCAGTCCGCACGTCATCGACGGAATAGTGCTCACCAAGTTCGATACTATCGACGATAAAGTCGGCGCCGCCATATCGATGACGTACATCACCGGGCAACCGATAGTGTTCGTCGGAACGGGACAAACGTACACCGATTTGAAAGCGCTGAACGCCAACGCTGTAGTTCACGCCTTGATGAAGTGA
- the LOC101746253 gene encoding 26S proteasome non-ATPase regulatory subunit 1 yields MNITSAAGIISLLDEPMSEVKEFALKRLDNIVDEFWPEISESIEKIEILHEDKIFSQHQLAALVASKVYYHLGAFEDSLTYALGAGDLFDVNARNEYVDTTIAKAIDFYTQKRKALFVDSSAELIDHRLEDIVNRMFQRCLEDGQYRQALGLALETRRMDIFEESIMKSDDIPGMLQYAFTVAMSLLQNKGFRSTVLRSLVTLYKGLNVPDYVNMCQCLIFLEDPLAVAEILDKLTHGPQESVLMAYQIAFDLYDSATQQFLGRVLQALRCTAPIPSALGGKPQPQGGPFPESSMEVDQPATEETKKPERDIDSLSDEEKEHQKRVEKLISILGGDVSIGLQLQFLIRSNHADMLILKNTKDAIRVSICHTATVIANAFMHAGTTSDQFLRDNLEWLARATNWAKLTVTASLGVIHRGHENESLALMQSYLPKEAGPSSGYSEGGGLYALGLIHANHGANIIDYLLTQLKDAQNEMVRHGGCLGLGLAAMGTHRQDVYEQLKFNLYQDDAVTGEAAGIAMGMVMLGSRHAAAIEDMVAYAQETQHEKILRGLAVGIAFTMYGRLEEADALVQQLLRDKDPLLRRAGCYTIATAYCGTGNNDSIRTLLHVAVSDVNDDVRRAAVTALGFLLFRTPEQCPSVVSLLAESYNPHVRYGAAMALGIACAGTGNRDAIGLLEPMVKFDPVNFVRQGALIASAMILIQQTEALCPKVTYFRQLYAQVISNKHEDVMAKFGAILAQGIIDAGGRNVTVSLQNRTGHMNMLAVVGMLVFTQYWYWFPLAHCLSLAFTPTCIISLNSDLKMPQLELKSNSKPSLYAYPAPLEEKKREERERVTTAVLSIAAAKARRRAHGTDGSASSVTSSTTSKMEVDEEEKKPSKSPNITVHSKSDKDAPKDAKKDEKEAEDKEAKEKKEPEPTFEILSNPARVMRQQLKNLTIVEGSGFTPLKDITIGGIVMLNHTGEGEQVLVEPVAAFGPKAEEEKEPEPPEPFEYLDD; encoded by the exons ATGAACATCACGTCTGCCGCGGGGATTATTTCCCTGCTCGATGAGCCCATGTCTGAAGTTAAAGAATTCGCTCTGAAGAGGTTGGACAACATCGTCGATGAGTTTTGGCCAGAAATATCTGAATCTATCGAGAAAATAGAAATCCTGCACGAAGACAAAATTTTCTCCCAGCATCAGCTAGCCGCATTAGTAGCCAGTAAAGTGTACTATCATTTAGGAGCATTTGAAGATTCTTTGACATACGCGCTCGGGGCTGGAGATCTTTTCGACGTGAACGCGAGAAACGAATATGTCGACACTACGATCGCAAAAGCGATCGACTTTTACACTCAAAAGAGAAAGGCTCTCTTTGTGGATAGTTCTGCTGAACTAATTGATCACCGTCTTGAAGACATCGTGAATCGCATGTTCCAGAGGTGCCTTGAAGATGGACAATACAGACAAGCGCTTGGCTTAGCATTGGAGACGCGCCGTATGGATATTTTCGAGGAATCTATTATGAAATCTGATGATATACCAG GAATGCTTCAGTACGCTTTCACAGTAGCAATGAGTCTCCTCCAAAATAAGGGCTTCCGCAGCACTGTACTCCGTTCCTTAGTAACTTTATATAAGGGCCTCAATGTGCCCGATTATGTAAATATGTGCCAGTGTCTTATCTTCTTGGAAGATCCACTAGCTGTAGCAGAGATCCTTGACAAGCTAACACATGGACCACAAGAGTCCGTGTTAATGGCATATCAAATAGCCTTTGATTTGTATGACTCTGCAACTCAACAGTTCTTGGGCAGAGTCTTACAGGCTCTTAGGTGTACTGCACCTATTCCTAGTGCCTTAGGTGGCAAACCACAACCTCAAGGTGGACCTTTCCCAGAATCGTCAATGGAAGTTGACCAACCAGCAACCGAAGAAACCAAAAAGCCAGAGAGAGACATTGACAGTCTAAGTGATGAAGAGAAAGAGCATCAAAAAAGAGTTGAAAAATTGATTTCCATATTAGGAGGAGATGTATCTATAGGCCTCCAACTTCAGTTCTTAATCAGATCTAACCATGCCGATATGCTCATCTTAAAGAACACCAAAGATGCTATAAGGGTATCTATCTGCCACACGGCGACAGTAATAGCCAATGCGTTTATGCATGCAGGTACAACCAGTGATCAGTTTCTTAGGGACAACTTGGAGTGGCTTGCGAGAGCTACAAATTGGGCTAAGTTAACTGTTACAGCTTCTCTAGGAGTAATACATAGGGGTCACGAGAATGAATCCTTAGCTCTCATGCAATCATATCTGCCAAAAGAGGCAGGGCCATCTTCTGGTTATTCAGAAGGAGGTGGTCTCTATGCCTTAGGTTTGATCCATGCTAACCATGGAGCAAACATTATTGATTATCTTTTAACTCAGCTTAAAGATGCACAGAATGAGATGGTAAGACATGGAGGCTGCCTGGGTCTGGGCTTAGCTGCCATGGGCACACATAGACAGGATGTTTATGAACAGCTCAAGTTTAATCTGTATCAAGATGATGCTGTCACAGGAGAAGCAGCAGGTATTGCTATGGGTATGGTCATGCTAGGTTCTAGACATGCTGCTGCCATAGAAGATATGGTTGCCTATGCACAAGAAACACAGCATGAAAAGATCTTGAGAGGCCTTGCTGTTGGCATTGCTTTTACCATGTATGGAAGATTAGAAGAGGCTGATGCTCTGGTTCAGCAACTATTGAGAGACaaagatccattattgcgacgTGCTGGTTGCTACACTATAGCAACTGCTTATTGTGGCACTGGCAACAATGATTCCATCAGGACTTTGCTTCATGTAGCAGTATCAGATGTTAATGATGATGTTCGTAGGGCAGCTGTGACAGCTTTAGGATTTTTGTTATTTAGAACCCCAGAACAATGTCCCTCAGTAGTGTCGTTGCTGGCTGAATCGTACAATCCTCATGTTCGTTACGGCGCCGCCATGGCTCTGGGTATTGCCTGCGCTGGTACTGGGAATCGTGATGCCATTGGACTCTTGGAACCAATGGTTAAATTCGATCCTGTTAACTTTGTGAGGCAAGGCGCACTAATTGCTTCAGCCATGATTCTCATACAGCAAACCGAAGCGTTATGTCCGAAAGTAACTTATTTCCGTCAACTGTACGCACAAGTTATTTCAAACAAACACGAAGATGTTATGGCGAAGTTCGGAGCAATTTTAGCTCAAGGTATTATCGACGCTGGCGGCCGTAATGTTACCGTTTCACTCCAAAATAGAACTGGGCACATGAATATGCTTGCAGTCGTTGGTATGCTGGTATTTACCCAGTACTGGTATTGGTTCCCACTTGCACACTGCTTATCGCTTGCCTTTACACCAACGTGTATTATTTCACTTAACTCCGATCTTAAAATGCCTCAATTGGAACTGAAGTCCAACTCTAAGCCCTCGCTTTACGCGTATCCAGCTCCGTTGGAAGAAAAGAAACGTGAGGAAAGAGAGAGGGTTACCACTGCTGTGCTAAGTATTGCAGCTGCTAAAGCTCGTAGAAGGGCGCACGGAACTGACGGTTCGGCGAGCAGTGTCACTTCATCTACAACTTCTAAAATGGAAGTTGATGAGGAAGAGAAAAAACCCTCTAAATCCCCTAATATCACAGTTCATAGTAAATCCGATAAAGATGCTCCTAAAGATGCTAAGAAAGACGAAAAAGAAGCAGAGGACAAGGAAGctaaagaaaagaaagaacCAGAACCGACGTTTGAAATCTTGAGTAATCCTGCCAGAGTGATGAGACAGCAATTGAAGAATTTAACTATTGTCGAGGGTTCAGGTTTCACCCCTTTAAAGGATATCACTATTGGAGGTATTGTCATGTTGAACCACACCGGTGAAGGAGAACAAGTCCTGGTTGAGCCGGTTGCCGCATTCGGCCCGAAGGCAGAGGAAGAGAAGGAGCCTGAACCCCCAGAGCCTTTTGAATATCTGGATGATTGA
- the LOC101746392 gene encoding nuclear nucleic acid-binding protein C1D, translating to MCQELNWDFKYGELAKDKDFVNNVENLKENLIEVQQVLDKLLPLKKNYDKMSLPAQIELDLFFVYTLNSLHWIHLRTKGIDPTKHPIKDELLRIKATMLKWQEVKDRQKRPTVNVEVAKRLVRNGLYDHQRAPVKQLNKRIKFSDNEE from the coding sequence atgtGCCAAGAACTTAATTGGGACTTTAAATACGGCGAACTCGCCAAAGACAAAGATTTCGTGAACaatgttgaaaatttgaaaGAGAATTTAATAGAAGTACAACAAGTACTCGATAAACTCCTTCCGTTGAAGAAAAATTACGACAAAATGTCACTACCAGCTCAGATTGAACTAGATTTGTTTTTTGTATACACTTTAAATTCACTACATTGGATACATTTACGAACAAAAGGCATCGATCCCACAAAACATCCCATCAAAGATGAACTGCTCAGAATAAAAGCTACAATGTTAAAGTGGCAGGAAGTGAAGGATCGCCAGAAAAGACCCACCGTTAACGTTGAAGTGGCGAAACGTTTAGTACGGAATGGTCTGTACGACCATCAGAGGGCTCCCGTGAAACAACTAAACAAACGAATAAAATTTTCAGATAACGAAGAGTAA
- the LOC101746527 gene encoding ADP-dependent glucokinase isoform X1 has translation MAGFPVKLGTILSFILVFYAIYYRKTDIGDVRLSPVKEHLLSLENENRVKTGNMQPRVALGYGACHDLFVNATLLLDHRELIGVPEHFDEITTKEEFLKSFTYFFKHGAAAERFMSNSKLYDDYIKRALNIPGTKWNIGGNAPLMAKRFYMEGWKVLFAAKMSNNLKKYIPEEIQIVGGDENEDMKDDIHMILEYKADAKFGTYKAPRANRYIVHNDENNPLLSSLEKFGEHLPGFKPDLLVISGLQMMDNYPFKSDNGKDLRAERLDLVKEQILSQPLKTLAHFEMASYVDLELLKHLTTKVLPYVDSVGMNEQELTNLYSVLEFGEVSVVADSNPRIATALDQMRKTFNLIRQQNRKYTSNRKLTRIHVHTLAYQAILTVKDSSWQRTKAAAAKASLTAHRYVCNSQNIALEKVKLLLDDSFSTTTDNDNTSRVFFEPTKPVACWEEILNGDSVEICIAPVLICTEAQLTAGAGDNISAAGLVLQVEK, from the exons ATGGCCGGTTTCCCAGTGAAATTAGGTacaattttgtcatttattttagtgttttacGCTATTTACTATCGAAAAACTGACATAGGAGACGTTAGATTGTCACCTGTGAAGGAACATCTATTGTCCTTGGAAAATGAGAATAGAGTCAAAACAGGGAATATGCAACCGCGCGTTGCTCTGGGCTACGGTGCATGCCATGACCTCTTTGTGAATGCAACGTTATTGTTAGACCATCGTGAATTAATTGGAGTACCAGAGCATTTCGACGAAATCACAACTAAAGAGGAGTTTCTCAAAAGTTTTACATATTTCTTCAAGCATGGCGCTGCAGCCGA GAGGTTCATGTCAAATTCCAAGCTTTATGATGACTACATCAAGAGAGCTTTAAACATTCCAGGAACAAAATGGAACATTGGTGGTAATGCACCTCTCATGGCAAAGAGATTCTATATGGAAGGCTGGAAAGTACTCTTTGCTGCTAAAATGAGTAATAACCTCAAGAAGTACATTCCAGAAGAAATCCAAATTGTTGGTGGTGATGAAAATGAAGATATGAAAGATGATATTCATATGATATTGGAGTACAAGGCTGATGCTAAATTTGGCACCTATAAAGCACCGAGAGCAAATAGATACATAGTACATAATGATGAGAACAATCCTTTACTGAGTTCCTTAGAGAAGTTTGGAGAACATTTACCTGGATTCAAACCAGATTTACTAGTCATAAGTGGGTTACAGATGATGGATAATTATCCATTCAAGAGTGACAATGGGAAAG ATCTCAGAGCTGAAAGATTAGATCTAGTCAAAGAACAAATACTTTCACAACCTTTGAAAACACTAGCACATTTTGAAATGGCCAGTTATGTTGATTTAGAATTGCTCAAACATTTAACTACAAAAGTCCTACCGTACGTAGATTCTGTGGGCATGAATGAACAAGAGCTCACAAATCTTTACAGTGTTCTGGAATTTGGAGAAGTCAGTGTTGTTGCAGATTCAAATCCAAGAATAGCAACAGCCCTTGATCAAATGAGAAAGACTTTCAATCTTATTAGACAACAGAACAGAAAATACACTAGTAATAGAAAACTGACACGTATTCATGTCCACACTTTGGCTTACCAAGCGATATTAACAGTAAAAGATTCAAGTTGGCAGAGAACTAAAGCAGCTGCGGCCAAAGCGTCTTTGACAGCTCACCGATATGTATGCAACAGTCAGAATATAGCCCTTGAGAAAGTGAAATTATTACTCGATGACAGTTTCTCAACCACCACCGACAATGATAATACCAGCAGGGTCTTCTTTGAGCCTACAAAACCAGTAGCTTGTTGGGAAGAGATACTGAATGGTGATAGTGTTGAGATATGTATTGCTCCAGTTCTTATCTGCACAGAGGCTCAATTGACAGCAGGTGCTGGAGATAACATCTCTGCTGCCGGTTTAGTGTTACAAGTGGAAAAATGA
- the LOC101746527 gene encoding ADP-dependent glucokinase isoform X2 produces MFYAIYYRKTDIGDVRLSPVKEHLLSLENENRVKTGNMQPRVALGYGACHDLFVNATLLLDHRELIGVPEHFDEITTKEEFLKSFTYFFKHGAAAERFMSNSKLYDDYIKRALNIPGTKWNIGGNAPLMAKRFYMEGWKVLFAAKMSNNLKKYIPEEIQIVGGDENEDMKDDIHMILEYKADAKFGTYKAPRANRYIVHNDENNPLLSSLEKFGEHLPGFKPDLLVISGLQMMDNYPFKSDNGKDLRAERLDLVKEQILSQPLKTLAHFEMASYVDLELLKHLTTKVLPYVDSVGMNEQELTNLYSVLEFGEVSVVADSNPRIATALDQMRKTFNLIRQQNRKYTSNRKLTRIHVHTLAYQAILTVKDSSWQRTKAAAAKASLTAHRYVCNSQNIALEKVKLLLDDSFSTTTDNDNTSRVFFEPTKPVACWEEILNGDSVEICIAPVLICTEAQLTAGAGDNISAAGLVLQVEK; encoded by the exons A tgttttacGCTATTTACTATCGAAAAACTGACATAGGAGACGTTAGATTGTCACCTGTGAAGGAACATCTATTGTCCTTGGAAAATGAGAATAGAGTCAAAACAGGGAATATGCAACCGCGCGTTGCTCTGGGCTACGGTGCATGCCATGACCTCTTTGTGAATGCAACGTTATTGTTAGACCATCGTGAATTAATTGGAGTACCAGAGCATTTCGACGAAATCACAACTAAAGAGGAGTTTCTCAAAAGTTTTACATATTTCTTCAAGCATGGCGCTGCAGCCGA GAGGTTCATGTCAAATTCCAAGCTTTATGATGACTACATCAAGAGAGCTTTAAACATTCCAGGAACAAAATGGAACATTGGTGGTAATGCACCTCTCATGGCAAAGAGATTCTATATGGAAGGCTGGAAAGTACTCTTTGCTGCTAAAATGAGTAATAACCTCAAGAAGTACATTCCAGAAGAAATCCAAATTGTTGGTGGTGATGAAAATGAAGATATGAAAGATGATATTCATATGATATTGGAGTACAAGGCTGATGCTAAATTTGGCACCTATAAAGCACCGAGAGCAAATAGATACATAGTACATAATGATGAGAACAATCCTTTACTGAGTTCCTTAGAGAAGTTTGGAGAACATTTACCTGGATTCAAACCAGATTTACTAGTCATAAGTGGGTTACAGATGATGGATAATTATCCATTCAAGAGTGACAATGGGAAAG ATCTCAGAGCTGAAAGATTAGATCTAGTCAAAGAACAAATACTTTCACAACCTTTGAAAACACTAGCACATTTTGAAATGGCCAGTTATGTTGATTTAGAATTGCTCAAACATTTAACTACAAAAGTCCTACCGTACGTAGATTCTGTGGGCATGAATGAACAAGAGCTCACAAATCTTTACAGTGTTCTGGAATTTGGAGAAGTCAGTGTTGTTGCAGATTCAAATCCAAGAATAGCAACAGCCCTTGATCAAATGAGAAAGACTTTCAATCTTATTAGACAACAGAACAGAAAATACACTAGTAATAGAAAACTGACACGTATTCATGTCCACACTTTGGCTTACCAAGCGATATTAACAGTAAAAGATTCAAGTTGGCAGAGAACTAAAGCAGCTGCGGCCAAAGCGTCTTTGACAGCTCACCGATATGTATGCAACAGTCAGAATATAGCCCTTGAGAAAGTGAAATTATTACTCGATGACAGTTTCTCAACCACCACCGACAATGATAATACCAGCAGGGTCTTCTTTGAGCCTACAAAACCAGTAGCTTGTTGGGAAGAGATACTGAATGGTGATAGTGTTGAGATATGTATTGCTCCAGTTCTTATCTGCACAGAGGCTCAATTGACAGCAGGTGCTGGAGATAACATCTCTGCTGCCGGTTTAGTGTTACAAGTGGAAAAATGA